One stretch of Streptomyces sp. NBC_01142 DNA includes these proteins:
- a CDS encoding PLP-dependent aminotransferase family protein: MADSWVNSAESLGADLHLELTGPGSRRAVLMRALRGAVRSGQLAPGTRLPPYRSLAADLGIARNTVADAYAELVAEGWLTARQGSGTRVAQQVAPVAPVRRQRTQPRASRPTYDLVQGQPDPSAFPRGAWLASARRALTAAPHDAFGPGDPRGRAELREALAGYLARVRGVRTVPGRIVLCSGAAHALRLMSAVASGRSGRWAVESHGLPFHRGLLAEGGVRTVPLPVDEHGARVDGLGAVGAVLLTPAHQFPTGGPLHPERRTAVVDWARSTGGLVLEDDYDGEFRYDRQPVGAVQSLDPDRVVLMGSVSKSLSPTLRIGWMVLPEQLVDDVVAAKGEREQWSSATEQLTLADFITSGAYDRHVRKMRQRHRRRRDQLVSALAERAPQVRVTGIAAGLHAVLELPPGTERAVVKAAAWQGLAVEGLDDYRHPEFPAEGRDGLVVGYATPPERSYAGALDALCRALPPG, from the coding sequence GTGGCAGATTCCTGGGTCAATTCTGCGGAGAGCCTGGGGGCCGATCTGCATCTGGAGCTGACGGGTCCGGGCAGCCGGCGCGCCGTTCTGATGCGGGCGTTGCGTGGCGCCGTACGGAGCGGGCAGCTGGCCCCGGGCACGAGGCTGCCGCCCTACCGCTCCCTCGCCGCCGACCTGGGGATCGCCCGCAACACCGTCGCCGACGCGTACGCCGAGCTGGTCGCGGAGGGGTGGCTCACCGCGCGCCAGGGGTCCGGGACCCGGGTTGCCCAGCAGGTCGCGCCGGTCGCGCCCGTACGCAGACAGCGCACCCAACCCCGCGCCTCCCGGCCGACGTACGACCTGGTGCAGGGGCAGCCGGACCCCTCCGCCTTTCCGCGCGGCGCCTGGCTGGCTTCGGCGCGGCGGGCGCTGACCGCCGCGCCGCACGATGCCTTCGGGCCCGGCGATCCGCGAGGGCGCGCTGAGCTGCGGGAGGCGCTGGCCGGGTATCTGGCGCGGGTGCGCGGGGTGCGGACGGTCCCCGGGCGGATCGTGCTCTGCTCGGGGGCCGCGCACGCGCTGCGGCTGATGTCGGCAGTCGCGAGCGGGCGGTCCGGCCGGTGGGCGGTGGAGTCGCACGGGCTGCCGTTCCACCGCGGGCTGCTGGCCGAGGGGGGCGTACGCACCGTTCCGCTGCCGGTCGACGAACACGGCGCTCGCGTCGACGGGTTGGGGGCGGTGGGCGCGGTGCTGCTGACTCCGGCGCACCAGTTCCCGACCGGCGGACCGCTGCATCCGGAACGGCGTACGGCGGTCGTGGACTGGGCGCGGTCGACGGGCGGGCTGGTCCTGGAGGACGACTACGACGGCGAGTTCCGCTACGACCGCCAGCCGGTGGGTGCGGTGCAGAGTCTGGACCCCGACCGAGTGGTGCTGATGGGGTCGGTGAGCAAGAGCCTCTCCCCCACCCTGCGGATCGGCTGGATGGTGCTGCCCGAGCAGCTGGTGGACGACGTGGTGGCCGCGAAGGGCGAGCGCGAGCAGTGGTCGAGTGCCACGGAGCAGCTCACGCTCGCGGACTTCATCACCTCGGGGGCGTACGACCGCCATGTGCGCAAGATGCGCCAGCGCCACCGGCGCCGTCGGGACCAGCTGGTGTCGGCCCTGGCGGAGCGGGCGCCGCAGGTGCGGGTGACCGGGATCGCGGCGGGACTGCACGCCGTGCTCGAACTCCCGCCGGGGACCGAGCGGGCCGTGGTGAAGGCGGCGGCCTGGCAGGGTCTTGCCGTCGAAGGGCTCGACGACTACCGCCATCCGGAATTCCCGGCGGAGGGGCGGGACGGGCTGGTCGTCGGCTACGCGACGCCGCCCGAGCGCAGTTACGCCGGGGCGCTGGACGCCCTGTGCCGGGCCCTGCCGCCCGGGTGA
- a CDS encoding Gfo/Idh/MocA family protein codes for MTKPAMTTPAKQLRIGLLGAGPWAERTQAPALAAHPGVAFHGVWARRPEAATALAAAHGATAYSGYGDDGIDALLSACDAVAFALPPDVQAPLAARAAAAGCHLLLDKPVATTVAGALEAARAAERAQVASVVFCTLRFAADTAPWIARQAAADGWFTARAQWLGSLYAPGGDSLYAASPWRREKGGLWDVGPHVLSVLLPVLGDVTAVTAARGPADTVHLVLRHASEASSTATLGLTAPPKAAGASIEFVGEQGTVALPSWGDAIGSFGAALDALLEAVRTGRAHDCDIRFGLRLTEILAEAEAALEAEKAVEGKAVEGKPLMW; via the coding sequence ATGACGAAGCCCGCGATGACGACGCCCGCGAAGCAGTTGCGGATCGGACTCCTCGGCGCCGGGCCCTGGGCGGAGCGCACCCAGGCCCCCGCGCTCGCCGCCCACCCGGGCGTTGCGTTCCACGGGGTGTGGGCCCGGCGGCCCGAGGCGGCCACCGCGCTCGCCGCCGCCCACGGCGCGACGGCGTACTCAGGCTACGGCGACGACGGCATCGACGCCCTTCTCTCGGCCTGTGACGCGGTCGCCTTCGCTCTGCCGCCGGACGTGCAGGCGCCCCTCGCGGCCCGGGCTGCCGCGGCCGGATGCCATCTGCTGCTGGACAAGCCGGTGGCGACGACCGTGGCCGGGGCGCTGGAGGCGGCCCGGGCGGCGGAGCGCGCCCAGGTCGCGTCGGTGGTCTTCTGCACGCTGCGTTTCGCCGCGGACACCGCGCCCTGGATCGCCCGGCAGGCGGCGGCGGACGGCTGGTTCACGGCCCGCGCGCAGTGGCTCGGCTCGCTCTACGCGCCCGGTGGGGACAGCCTGTACGCGGCGTCGCCGTGGCGGCGCGAGAAGGGCGGGCTGTGGGACGTCGGGCCGCATGTGCTGTCCGTGCTGCTCCCGGTGCTCGGCGACGTGACGGCCGTGACCGCGGCGCGCGGCCCGGCGGACACCGTGCACCTGGTGCTGAGGCACGCGTCCGAGGCATCGAGTACGGCGACACTCGGCCTCACCGCGCCGCCCAAGGCGGCGGGCGCGAGCATCGAGTTCGTGGGCGAGCAGGGGACGGTGGCACTGCCGTCGTGGGGCGATGCGATCGGCTCGTTCGGGGCGGCGCTCGACGCGCTGCTGGAGGCGGTGCGTACGGGGCGGGCGCACGACTGCGACATCCGGTTCGGGCTGCGGCTCACCGAGATCCTGGCCGAGGCGGAGGCAGCGCTGGAGGCGGAGAAGGCTGTGGAGGGGAAGGCTGTGGAGGGGAAGCCGCTCATGTGGTGA
- the glnII gene encoding glutamine synthetase has protein sequence MTFKAEYIWIDGTEPTAKLRSKTKILTDGAELPIWGFDGSSTNQAKGHASDRVLKPVFTCPDPIRGGDNVLVMCEVLNTDMTPHESNTRAALAEVSEKFGAQEPIFGIEQEYTFFKGSRPLGFPEGGFPAAQGGYYCGVGSDEIFGRDVVEEHLENCLKAGLGISGINAEVMPGQWEFQVGPLAPLEVADQLWIARWLLYRTAEDFDVSATLDPKPVKGDWNGAGAHTNFSTKAMREGYDAIITACESLGEGSKPLDHVKNYGAGIDDRLTGLHETAPWNEYSYGVSDRGASVRIPWQVEQDGKGYIEDRRPNANVDPYVVTRLIVDTCCAALEKAGQV, from the coding sequence GTGACCTTCAAGGCTGAGTACATCTGGATCGACGGCACAGAGCCGACCGCCAAGCTTCGCTCGAAGACGAAGATCCTGACGGATGGCGCCGAGCTGCCCATCTGGGGCTTCGACGGGTCCAGCACCAACCAGGCCAAGGGCCACGCGTCCGACCGTGTGCTCAAGCCGGTCTTCACCTGTCCGGACCCGATCCGCGGCGGCGACAACGTCCTGGTGATGTGCGAGGTCCTCAACACGGACATGACGCCGCACGAGTCCAACACGCGTGCCGCGCTCGCCGAGGTCTCCGAGAAGTTCGGCGCGCAGGAGCCGATCTTCGGCATCGAGCAGGAGTACACCTTCTTCAAGGGCTCGCGCCCGCTCGGCTTCCCCGAGGGCGGCTTCCCGGCCGCCCAGGGCGGCTACTACTGCGGCGTCGGCTCGGACGAGATCTTCGGCCGTGACGTCGTCGAGGAACACCTGGAGAACTGCCTCAAGGCGGGTCTGGGCATCTCCGGCATCAACGCCGAGGTCATGCCGGGCCAGTGGGAGTTCCAGGTCGGCCCGCTGGCGCCGCTCGAAGTGGCGGACCAGCTGTGGATCGCCCGCTGGCTGCTGTACCGCACCGCCGAGGACTTCGACGTCTCCGCGACGCTCGACCCGAAGCCGGTGAAGGGCGACTGGAACGGCGCGGGCGCGCACACGAACTTCTCGACGAAGGCGATGCGCGAGGGCTACGACGCGATCATCACCGCCTGCGAGTCGCTGGGCGAGGGCTCCAAGCCGCTCGACCACGTCAAGAACTACGGCGCGGGCATCGACGACCGGCTGACCGGCCTGCACGAGACCGCCCCGTGGAACGAGTACAGCTACGGCGTATCGGACCGTGGCGCCTCGGTGCGTATCCCGTGGCAGGTCGAGCAGGACGGCAAGGGCTACATCGAGGACCGCCGTCCGAACGCCAACGTCGACCCGTACGTGGTGACGCGGCTGATCGTCGACACCTGCTGCGCCGCGCTGGAGAAGGCCGGCCAGGTCTGA
- a CDS encoding winged helix-turn-helix domain-containing protein — MANSRSFSAVPAVSAATATLPTAGRHRLRAVDRDEVVDVADFLPPGATWLPAPPHTLPTLPGQPPMIGYLVLVPADQQPPLVPAPAPTPALQEEPEQVAGPVRIDPVQRTALVGGQTLDLTYLEFELLAHLVAHPHRVHTRDQLVTTVWGYGHVGDGRTVDVHVARLRRKLGAEHRRTIQTVRRVGYKYAP; from the coding sequence ATGGCGAATTCCCGTTCCTTCTCCGCCGTACCTGCCGTCTCCGCTGCGACCGCCACCCTGCCCACCGCGGGCCGTCACCGACTCCGGGCCGTCGACCGCGACGAGGTGGTCGATGTCGCGGACTTCCTTCCGCCGGGGGCCACTTGGCTGCCCGCGCCCCCGCACACTCTGCCCACCCTGCCGGGGCAGCCGCCGATGATCGGCTACCTCGTCCTCGTACCGGCCGATCAGCAGCCGCCGCTCGTCCCCGCTCCCGCTCCCACTCCCGCTCTGCAGGAGGAGCCGGAGCAGGTGGCAGGTCCGGTGCGGATCGACCCGGTGCAGCGCACCGCCCTGGTGGGCGGTCAGACGCTGGATCTGACGTACCTCGAGTTCGAGCTGCTCGCGCATCTGGTGGCGCATCCTCACCGGGTGCACACCCGCGACCAGTTGGTGACCACCGTGTGGGGCTACGGACATGTGGGCGACGGCCGGACCGTCGATGTCCATGTGGCCCGGCTGCGCCGCAAGCTGGGCGCCGAGCACCGCCGTACGATCCAGACCGTACGGCGGGTCGGCTACAAGTACGCGCCCTGA
- a CDS encoding PepSY domain-containing protein, whose product MAIDVPTTATETEEELRAESGTGSDNTGRTSRSTWSALRPLALRMHFYAGLLIAPLLLVAATSGLLYALSFQAEKVLYSHELEVPVGDRTVPLNAQVEAARKAHPDGTVTAVWPSHEDGATTRVLMTSPEVEEGKSLAVFVNPYTAEVRGELASYGGSGALPLRTWLDELHRDLHLGDLGRNYSELAASWLWVIALGGLLLWLGRRRTAKRALLLPERGAKGRRRTLTWHGSIGLWAVTGLVLLSATGLTWSRYAGENIGAVQDQLGGATPTVSATLDGGAGSGEHEGHGGSGSGTHQGADVGVDKAVEAARAAGVDAKIAVTLPAEGSGYVIKERDTQFPVHLDSVAVDPSNGKVIDELRFADYPLLAKLTRFGIDAHTGVFLGLANQLALAALALSLILLTLWGYRMWWLRRPTKDRKLSAGRPIPRGTWRKVPITALLPLAAVTALVGWFVPMLGISLLVFLVIDAALGAVARARASRA is encoded by the coding sequence ATGGCCATTGACGTCCCCACCACTGCCACCGAGACAGAGGAAGAGCTGCGCGCCGAATCCGGCACCGGCAGCGACAACACCGGCAGAACCTCCAGATCCACCTGGAGCGCACTGCGGCCCCTCGCCCTCCGTATGCACTTCTACGCGGGCCTGCTGATCGCCCCGCTGCTGCTCGTCGCCGCCACCAGCGGTCTGCTCTACGCCCTCTCCTTCCAGGCCGAGAAGGTCCTCTACAGCCATGAGCTCGAGGTCCCGGTCGGCGACCGCACCGTCCCCCTGAATGCTCAGGTCGAGGCCGCCCGCAAGGCCCACCCCGACGGCACCGTGACCGCCGTGTGGCCGTCGCACGAGGACGGCGCCACCACCCGCGTCCTGATGACCTCCCCCGAGGTCGAAGAGGGCAAGTCCCTCGCCGTCTTCGTCAATCCGTACACCGCCGAGGTACGCGGCGAGCTGGCCTCCTACGGCGGCTCCGGCGCCCTCCCGCTGCGCACCTGGCTGGACGAGCTCCACCGCGATCTGCACCTGGGCGACCTCGGCCGCAACTACAGCGAGCTGGCCGCCAGCTGGCTCTGGGTCATCGCGCTGGGCGGCCTGCTGCTCTGGCTCGGCCGCAGGCGCACCGCCAAGCGCGCCCTGCTCCTCCCCGAGCGCGGTGCGAAGGGCCGCCGCAGGACGCTCACCTGGCACGGCTCCATCGGGCTGTGGGCCGTGACCGGACTCGTCCTGCTCTCCGCCACCGGTCTGACCTGGTCGCGGTACGCCGGTGAGAACATCGGCGCGGTCCAGGACCAGCTCGGCGGGGCGACCCCCACCGTCTCCGCGACCCTCGACGGTGGTGCCGGCAGCGGTGAGCACGAAGGTCACGGCGGTTCGGGCAGCGGCACCCACCAGGGCGCGGACGTCGGCGTCGACAAGGCGGTAGAGGCGGCTCGCGCCGCCGGAGTCGACGCGAAGATCGCGGTGACCCTGCCGGCCGAGGGCAGCGGCTATGTGATCAAGGAGAGGGACACCCAGTTCCCCGTCCATCTCGACTCGGTCGCCGTCGACCCGTCCAACGGCAAGGTCATCGACGAACTGCGCTTCGCCGACTACCCGTTGCTCGCCAAGCTGACCCGCTTCGGCATCGACGCCCACACCGGCGTCTTCCTCGGCCTCGCCAACCAGCTGGCGCTGGCCGCCCTCGCCCTCTCCCTCATCCTGCTGACCCTGTGGGGCTACCGGATGTGGTGGCTGCGCAGGCCCACGAAGGACCGGAAGCTGAGCGCGGGCCGTCCCATTCCGCGCGGCACATGGCGCAAGGTGCCGATCACCGCCCTGCTGCCGCTCGCCGCGGTCACGGCGCTGGTCGGCTGGTTCGTCCCGATGCTGGGCATCAGCCTGCTGGTGTTCCTGGTGATCGACGCGGCGTTGGGCGCCGTGGCCCGGGCCCGCGCCTCGCGGGCCTAG
- a CDS encoding NAD-dependent epimerase/dehydratase family protein, which yields MRLLILGGTEFAGRAVAESALARGWQVTVFHRGRHEAPAGATTLLGDRTAPDGLAALAEGEWDVVVDTWSAAPSVVRDAARLLAGRAGRYVYVSSCSVYAWPPGYGYDETAPVVEGSADAGEVPYPQAKRGGELAVLDAFGEDRSLLVRAGLIIGPWENIGRLPWWLGRAARGGPVLAPGPRDTPLQYIDVRDLADWILHSAQTGLNGPYNLVSEPGHATIGELLESCVRVTGSDAELRWTPAEAILAAGIEPWSDLPIWIPRAEQRDLHNAIHGSCVTKALAAGLRCRPVEETVTDTWTWLQSIGGTPPQRPDRPTVGLAPEREAKLLEG from the coding sequence ATGAGACTTCTGATTCTCGGGGGAACCGAGTTCGCAGGCCGTGCAGTTGCCGAGTCGGCCCTCGCGCGGGGATGGCAGGTCACGGTCTTCCACCGGGGACGGCACGAAGCCCCGGCCGGCGCCACCACGCTCCTTGGCGACCGCACCGCTCCGGACGGCCTGGCGGCACTCGCCGAGGGAGAGTGGGACGTGGTCGTCGACACCTGGTCGGCCGCGCCGTCGGTGGTACGGGATGCGGCCAGGCTGCTGGCGGGACGGGCCGGTCGCTATGTCTATGTGTCGAGCTGTTCGGTCTACGCCTGGCCCCCGGGCTACGGCTACGACGAAACAGCCCCGGTGGTGGAGGGTTCGGCGGACGCGGGCGAGGTCCCCTATCCGCAGGCCAAGCGGGGCGGGGAGCTGGCCGTCCTCGACGCCTTCGGCGAGGACCGCTCGCTGCTGGTGCGCGCGGGGCTGATCATCGGCCCCTGGGAGAACATCGGCCGGCTGCCGTGGTGGCTGGGCCGTGCGGCGCGCGGCGGCCCCGTCCTGGCGCCGGGGCCGCGGGACACCCCGCTGCAGTACATCGACGTTCGCGACCTGGCCGACTGGATCCTGCACTCGGCGCAGACCGGGCTGAACGGCCCGTACAACCTCGTGAGCGAGCCTGGCCACGCGACGATCGGCGAGCTGCTGGAGTCCTGCGTACGTGTCACCGGCTCGGACGCGGAGCTGCGCTGGACGCCGGCGGAGGCGATCCTGGCGGCGGGCATCGAGCCCTGGTCGGACCTGCCGATCTGGATCCCCCGGGCGGAACAGCGCGATCTCCACAACGCGATCCACGGCAGCTGTGTCACCAAGGCCCTGGCGGCGGGCCTGCGTTGCCGCCCGGTCGAGGAGACGGTGACGGACACCTGGACCTGGCTCCAGTCCATCGGCGGCACCCCGCCCCAACGCCCGGACCGCCCGACGGTGGGCCTGGCCCCGGAGAGGGAGGCGAAGCTCCTGGAAGGGTAG
- a CDS encoding MMPL family transporter translates to MRRNLAARIGVWSAHHRKTAIIGWLLFVVLATAVGGASGMVEMSASEQGTGDSARAEKILDDAGLDQPAGELVMVSSRTAGGWKDAARELAVAIEKTGETHKVEPPLASKSGKEALIRFQIKGDSKTAADRVQPVLDVVKDTGRTRPGVEVHQFGQASSEKWLGDLLSEDFKKAEFTAVPLALGILLVAFGAVVAALLPVGLALTACLAAFGLLSLASHQLHLFQTTYSVMFLMGLAVGVDYCLFYLRRERDERAAGHDAETALRIAAATSGRAVLVSGVTVMLAMAGMFLSGLMLFKGFALATIIVVFIAMLGSVTVLPALLAWLGDRIDAGRIPFLNRRGKKGAHESGAVAGAVLRPVLAMPKLFAFGAVAVLLALAAPALGMKTEQLGMEKQFGSDASLSVAYKRITEAFPGGPEPAPVVVKADDIDAKPMRDALAKFDKVTVHKAQNVAQIEVPLAGNGSDDRSKDALADLREKRLPAAFDGTGAQVYVGGELAGSVDFNDQLKRGIVPVFVFITAVTFLLMLFCFRSYVIAVTSILLNLLSVAAAYGVMVAVFQHGWGASLLGTEAVGAIEGWMPLFVLVVLFGLSMDYHVFVVSRIREARDRGADTRAAIREGIRRTAGAVTGAAAIMVAVFAVFGTLSMQDMQQMGVGLAVAVLLDATIVRMVLLPSVMALLGERNWRTPRGLRWLPQLEHGDADVPAPTTAGRHASPVGAGR, encoded by the coding sequence ATGAGGCGTAACCTCGCGGCACGTATCGGTGTGTGGAGCGCACACCACCGTAAAACGGCGATCATCGGCTGGCTGCTCTTCGTCGTCCTGGCCACGGCCGTCGGCGGGGCATCGGGGATGGTCGAGATGTCCGCGTCCGAGCAGGGCACGGGCGACTCCGCGCGGGCCGAGAAGATTCTCGACGATGCGGGCCTGGACCAGCCTGCCGGCGAACTCGTCATGGTCAGCAGCAGGACGGCGGGTGGCTGGAAGGACGCGGCGCGCGAGCTGGCCGTGGCGATCGAGAAGACGGGCGAGACCCACAAGGTCGAGCCGCCGCTCGCCTCCAAGAGCGGCAAGGAAGCCCTGATCCGCTTCCAGATCAAGGGCGATTCGAAGACCGCCGCCGACCGGGTGCAGCCCGTGCTGGACGTGGTCAAGGACACGGGCAGGACCCGACCGGGCGTCGAGGTGCACCAGTTCGGGCAGGCCAGCTCGGAGAAGTGGCTCGGGGATCTGCTCTCCGAGGACTTCAAGAAGGCCGAGTTCACCGCCGTACCGCTGGCGCTGGGCATTCTGCTGGTCGCCTTCGGGGCCGTGGTCGCGGCGCTGCTGCCGGTCGGTCTCGCGCTGACCGCGTGCCTGGCGGCCTTCGGTCTGCTGTCGCTCGCCAGCCACCAGCTGCATCTGTTCCAGACGACGTACTCCGTGATGTTCCTGATGGGGCTCGCTGTCGGTGTCGACTACTGCCTGTTCTATCTGCGGCGCGAGCGTGACGAGCGGGCCGCGGGGCACGACGCCGAGACAGCCCTGCGGATCGCGGCCGCGACGAGCGGACGGGCCGTCCTGGTCTCCGGCGTGACGGTGATGCTCGCGATGGCCGGGATGTTCCTGTCCGGGCTGATGCTCTTCAAGGGCTTCGCGCTCGCCACGATCATCGTGGTCTTCATCGCGATGCTCGGCTCGGTGACGGTGCTGCCGGCGCTGCTGGCGTGGCTGGGGGACCGGATCGACGCGGGGCGGATCCCGTTCCTGAACCGGCGCGGCAAGAAGGGCGCGCACGAGAGCGGTGCGGTGGCGGGGGCGGTGCTGCGGCCCGTACTGGCGATGCCGAAACTGTTCGCGTTCGGGGCGGTCGCGGTGCTGCTGGCGCTGGCGGCGCCCGCGCTGGGCATGAAGACCGAACAGCTGGGGATGGAGAAGCAGTTCGGCTCCGATGCGTCGCTCTCGGTGGCGTACAAGCGGATCACCGAAGCCTTCCCCGGTGGTCCCGAGCCGGCGCCGGTGGTGGTCAAGGCGGACGACATCGACGCGAAGCCGATGCGGGACGCGCTCGCGAAGTTCGACAAGGTGACGGTTCACAAGGCGCAGAACGTCGCGCAGATCGAGGTGCCGCTGGCGGGCAACGGCAGCGACGACCGCTCCAAGGACGCGCTGGCGGACCTGCGCGAGAAGCGGCTGCCGGCGGCGTTCGACGGCACGGGGGCGCAGGTCTATGTGGGCGGTGAGCTGGCGGGATCGGTCGACTTCAACGACCAGCTGAAGCGCGGCATCGTGCCGGTGTTCGTGTTCATCACGGCGGTGACGTTCCTGCTGATGCTGTTCTGCTTCCGGTCGTACGTCATCGCGGTGACGTCGATCCTGCTCAACCTGCTCTCGGTGGCCGCCGCCTACGGGGTGATGGTCGCGGTCTTCCAGCACGGCTGGGGTGCCTCGCTGCTGGGCACGGAGGCGGTGGGCGCGATCGAGGGCTGGATGCCGCTGTTCGTGCTGGTGGTGCTGTTCGGCCTGTCGATGGACTACCACGTCTTCGTGGTGTCGCGGATCCGCGAGGCGCGTGACCGGGGGGCGGACACGCGCGCGGCGATCCGCGAGGGCATCCGCCGTACGGCGGGCGCGGTGACGGGCGCGGCCGCGATCATGGTCGCGGTGTTCGCGGTCTTCGGGACGCTGTCGATGCAGGACATGCAGCAGATGGGTGTGGGCCTCGCGGTGGCGGTGCTGCTGGACGCGACGATCGTACGGATGGTGCTGCTGCCGTCGGTGATGGCGCTGCTCGGCGAGCGGAACTGGCGTACGCCGAGGGGCCTGCGGTGGCTGCCGCAACTGGAGCACGGCGACGCGGACGTCCCGGCGCCGACGACTGCGGGCCGCCACGCGTCCCCGGTGGGCGCGGGCCGGTAA
- a CDS encoding sensor domain-containing protein, protein MMATKARDAVTAGAQGLALALMALIGSITLFVLAVVSIALITIGVGVFTTPAVLTLVRAHVNQRRLLAGTWSAVRIPVPYRPFPRDMRTGFTGQVERCTLMLKDPATWRDLQWLLVDMTAGAVSAIIAPALVLDGIFGLLLVTGLWKPIVDAGGTYWYAFVPVTSWGTAGLAALLGLVWLAIAPKVNPLLVRTHFRLARAVLAPDREVELEQRIDRLTETRHDALDTSAAELRRIERDLHDGAQARLVAMGMNLGTIEALIEKDPAQAKALISKARESSAEALTELRDLVRGIHPPVLAERGLGDAVKALALRLPLKTEVAVELSGRPDAPVESAAYFAVSESLTNAVKHSGADRIWVDVTYSDGSLRVAVTDNGKGGATTGSGSGLSGIERRLGTFDGVLAVSSPAGGPTMVTMEIPCELS, encoded by the coding sequence ATGATGGCGACGAAGGCACGTGACGCGGTGACGGCCGGCGCACAGGGACTTGCGCTGGCGCTGATGGCGCTGATCGGCTCGATCACGCTCTTCGTCCTGGCGGTGGTCTCCATCGCGCTCATCACCATCGGTGTGGGGGTGTTCACCACTCCGGCGGTACTGACCCTGGTGCGGGCCCATGTGAATCAGCGGCGGCTGCTGGCGGGCACCTGGTCGGCGGTGCGGATTCCCGTCCCGTACCGCCCCTTCCCCCGCGACATGCGCACCGGCTTCACCGGCCAGGTGGAGCGCTGCACACTGATGCTGAAGGACCCGGCGACCTGGCGTGATCTGCAGTGGCTGCTGGTGGACATGACGGCGGGAGCGGTCAGCGCCATCATCGCGCCGGCCCTGGTCCTGGACGGCATCTTCGGTCTGCTGCTCGTCACGGGACTGTGGAAGCCGATCGTCGACGCCGGGGGCACGTACTGGTACGCGTTCGTCCCGGTGACCAGCTGGGGGACGGCGGGGCTCGCCGCGCTGCTCGGCCTCGTCTGGCTCGCCATCGCCCCCAAGGTCAACCCCCTTCTGGTGCGCACCCACTTCAGGCTCGCCCGCGCCGTGCTCGCCCCGGACCGCGAGGTCGAGCTGGAGCAGCGCATCGACCGGCTCACCGAGACCCGCCACGACGCCCTGGACACCTCCGCCGCCGAACTGCGCCGTATCGAGCGCGACCTGCACGACGGCGCACAGGCCCGGCTGGTCGCCATGGGTATGAACCTGGGCACCATCGAGGCGCTCATCGAGAAGGACCCGGCGCAGGCCAAGGCGCTCATCTCCAAGGCCCGCGAGTCCTCCGCCGAGGCGCTGACCGAGCTGCGCGACCTGGTCCGCGGCATCCATCCGCCGGTTCTGGCGGAGCGCGGCCTGGGGGATGCGGTCAAGGCTCTGGCGCTGCGCCTGCCGTTGAAGACCGAGGTCGCCGTGGAACTGTCCGGCCGCCCGGACGCCCCCGTCGAGTCGGCGGCGTACTTCGCGGTCAGCGAGTCCCTCACCAACGCGGTCAAGCACTCGGGTGCGGACCGGATCTGGGTCGATGTGACGTACTCGGACGGGTCGCTGCGCGTCGCGGTCACGGACAACGGGAAGGGCGGGGCGACGACCGGAAGCGGCTCCGGCCTGAGCGGCATCGAACGCCGACTCGGTACATTCGACGGCGTCCTGGCCGTCAGCAGTCCCGCGGGCGGTCCCACCATGGTCACCATGGAGATCCCTTGCGAGTTGTCCTAG
- a CDS encoding response regulator transcription factor, with product MRVVLAEDLFLLRDGLVRMLEAYDFEILAAVESGPELTKALAELEPDVAVVDVRLPPSHTDEGLQCALAARRARPGLPVLVLSQHVEQLYARELLADGNGGVGYLLKDRVFDAEQFVDAVRRVAGGGTAMDPQVISQLLSRRAQDKPMGGLTPRELEVMELMAEGRSNAAIAAQLVVTERAVAKHTSNIFGKLGLPVSDDDNRRVLAVLAYLDRG from the coding sequence TTGCGAGTTGTCCTAGCCGAAGACCTGTTCCTGCTGCGCGACGGCCTGGTCCGCATGCTCGAGGCATACGACTTCGAGATCCTGGCGGCCGTCGAGAGCGGGCCCGAACTCACCAAAGCGCTCGCGGAGCTGGAGCCGGACGTCGCCGTCGTCGACGTCCGGCTTCCGCCGTCGCACACCGACGAGGGTCTGCAGTGCGCCCTGGCGGCCCGGCGGGCCAGACCGGGGCTGCCGGTGCTCGTACTCTCGCAGCACGTGGAGCAGTTGTACGCGCGCGAGCTGCTGGCCGACGGGAACGGCGGGGTGGGGTATCTGCTCAAGGACCGGGTCTTCGACGCCGAGCAGTTCGTGGACGCGGTACGGCGGGTGGCGGGCGGCGGTACGGCGATGGATCCGCAGGTGATCTCCCAGCTGCTGTCGCGGCGGGCCCAGGACAAGCCGATGGGCGGTCTGACCCCGCGCGAGCTGGAGGTCATGGAGCTGATGGCGGAGGGCCGTTCCAATGCGGCGATCGCCGCGCAGCTCGTGGTCACTGAGCGGGCGGTGGCCAAGCACACGTCGAACATCTTCGGGAAGCTGGGCCTGCCGGTGTCGGACGACGACAACCGCCGGGTGCTGGCGGTGCTGGCGTACCTCGACCGCGGCTAG